The window GTTCGCCGGTATCAACCAGGAATTCCCGGCCAACCCGAAGGTGGCGCCGTCGCAGGAAGTGGCGGCCTGGGGCGCATTCAAGGCCGACAGCATCCCGGTTGAAGTTGCCGGCAAGCGCCAGGCCGAGGCGATCAAACTGATGGATCGCGCCGGCTGGAACTGATTGCCTGCCGACGCCTCAAGGGGCGTCGGCCTTTGCCTGGTACTGTGCCGAAACGGCCTGGTTGTTCCCCTTCAGGAAGCAGGTGAGCAGCCCGTCCTCGGCGCTGTCCCGGCGCAGTACCAGGCGCAGGCGTCGGTCGACCCGCTGGCCTTCGACTTCGCCGTCGTAGGCCTCCTCGCGCGTCAAGCCAGCATCGACCCAGACCTCCTGCCAGCGTTGCGCCTGTTGCGGGTCGCCGGCCAGGGTGCGATGGGCGAGGTTCAGGCAGGCTTCGGTGGCGGTGGGTTCGTCGGCCAATGCCAGTCCACACAGCGGGGCGAAGAGCAGGGTTGGCAGAGCGCGGCGAAGAAACATGGGCTTTTTCCTTAGCGAGGGGGATGGCAAAGTGGCCGATTCGACCGCTCTACCTTGCGCTTTATCCCTGCTCGCTGAAGATCAGTTGATTTCGAACTCGCCGGCGGCGTGTTTCGAGCGTCTTCGGATGCGCCTGGCCCGAGTACCCACTGAAGTTTCCGGATAATCCGCTGCATGCGCGTCAACCGCTGGTACCTCATCACCTTCCTCGTCGCCGCCCTGGTGTTGCTGCCGATCAGCGTGTTGCTGCTGAGCTGGGCGGAGATCGACCGGGAGATCTGGGCGCACCTGTGGGACACCCAGCTGCCGCGCCTGCTGGGCAATACGCTGCTCCTGGTCTTTGGCGTCGGGGTTGGGGTGACCGTACTCGGTGTGAGCCTGGCCTGGCTCACCAGCCTCTGCGAGTTTCCCGGCCGGCGCTGGCTGGACTGGGCGCTGATGCTGCCCTTCGCGGTGCCGGCCTATGTGCTGGCGTTTGTCTTCGTCGGCCTGCTGGACTTCGCCGGGCCCGTGCAGACGCTGCTGCGCGAGTGGTTCGGCAGCGGCTTGCGGCTGCCGCGGGTGCGCTCCACCGGCGGGGTGATCATCGTCCTGGTGCTGGTGTTCTATCCCTACGTCTACCTGCTGGCGCGCACCGCGTTCCTCGCCCAGGGTCGCGGGCTGACCGAAGCGGCGCGGGTGCTCGGGCTGTCGCCCTGGGCGGCGTTCTGGCGGGTCGCCCTGCCCATGGCGCGGCCGGCCATCGGTGCCGGCCTTGCCCTGGCGGTCATGGAGACCCTGGCGGATTTCGGCACCGTCGCGGTGTTCAACTTCGATACCTTCACCACCGCCGTGTACAAGACCTGGTACGGCTTCTACAGCCTCTCCAGCGCCACCCAGCTGGCCAGCCTGTTGCTGCTGTTCGTCATGCTGGTGCTGCTGGGTGAGCGCTACAGCCGGGGTCGCAGCGGCGTGCCCAGCGAACGGCCGCGCGGTGCCGCGCTGTATCGCCTGCATGGCTGGAAGGCGTTCGTGGCGACGGCCTGGTGCCTGCTGGTGTTCGCCTGCGCCTTCGTCATTCCGCTGCTGCAACTGCTGGTCTGGTGCTGGCAGAAGGGCCGTTTCGATCTCGACGAGCGTTACTGGGGGCTGATTCTGCACAGCCTTTACCTGGGCGGCTGCGCCGCGCTGCTGACGGTGGCGGTGGCGCTGCTGCTGGCCTTCGCTCGCCGCCTGTCGCCCACTCCGGCGGTGCGCTCGGCGGTCGGTATTTCCAACCTTGGCTACGCGCTGCCCGGCTCGGTGCTGGCGGTGGCAATCATGCTGGCCTTCAGCTGGCTGGACAATCACGCGGTGATTCCGCTGTCCACGGCGCTGGGCGGCGCCGGCAAGCCGCTGCTGCTGGGCAGCCTCGGCGCGCTGCTGGTGGCCTACCTGATCCGCTTCATGGCAGTGGCCCATGGCCCGCTGGAGGGTGCCCTGGCGCGTATCCGTCCGTCGCTGCCGGAGGCATCGCGCAGCCTCGGGGTGGGCGGTGCGGGGTTGTTCTTCCGGGTCTATCTGCCGCTGCTGCTGCCGGGGGCGCTGAGCGCCGCGTTGCTGGTGTTCGTCGACGTGCTCAAGGAAATGCCGGCGACGCTGCTGATGCGGCCCTTTGGCTGGGACACGCTGGCGGTGCGGGTCTTCGAAATGACCAGCGAAGGCGAGTGGGCGCGGGCGGCGCTGCCGGCCCTGACGCTGGTGCTGGTGGGGTTGTTCCCGGTCGTTGGCCTGATCCGCCGCTCGGCGCGCGCGGCCGGTTGTGCCGATCGCTGAGATTCGACTGTCGGACACGCTGTCCACAGGCCGGTCATGCGACTACAATGCGCGCGTTTCGTGCGGGCCGTTCTCGCGCTCCGCACCCGCCTCGCCCGGAAGGAGACCACCCATGGGACAGCGCACACCGCTCTATGATTTGCACGTCGCCCTCGGCGCCAAGATCGTCGATTTCGGCGGTTGGGACATGCCGCTGCACTACGGCTCGCAAGTCGAAGAGCACCACCAGGTACGTCGCGATTGCGGCGTGTTCGACGTTTCCCACATGACCGTGGTCGACGTCACCGGTCCGCAGGCGAAGGAATACCTGCAGCGACTCCTGGCCAACGACGTCGAACGACTGCAGACCCCGGGCAAGGCGCTGTACAGCGGCATGCTCAACGACCGTGGCGGGGTGGTCGACGACCTGATCGTCTACCTCGGCGTGTACGGCTACCGCGTGGTGGTCAACGCTTCCACCCGCGACAAGGACATGGCCTGGATGCAGGCCCATACCGAAGGCTTCGACGTCACCCTGACCGAGCGCGCGGACCTCGCGATGTTGGCGGTGCAGGGCCCGAACGCCCGCGAGAAGACCGCCGAGCTGGTCACTCCCTCCCGCGCCGCACTGATCCGCGAGCTCAAGCCCTTCCAGGGCAAGGCCGATGGTGACTGGTTCATCGCCCGTACCGGTTATACCGGCGAGGACGGCCTGGAAATCATGCTGCCGGCCGCCGAAGCGCCGGGCTTCCTCAACGAACTGGTCGGCGCCGGCATTGCCCCGGCGGGCCTCGGCGCGCGCGACACCCTGCGCCTGGAAGCCGGGATGAACCTGTACGGCCAGGACATGGACGAAGACATCTCCCCGCTGGCCGCCAACATGGGCTGGACCATCGCCTGGGAGCCGGCCGAGCGCGACTTCATCGGCCGTCAGGCCCTGGAAGCGCAGAAAGCCGCGGGCGATGCGCCCAAGCTGGTCGGCCTGGTACTGGAAGAGCGCGGCGTGCTGCGCGCCCACCAGGTGGTACGCGTCGCTGGCGTCGGTGATGGCGAGATCACCAGCGGCAGCTTCTCCCCGACCCTGGGCAAATCCATCGCCCTGGCCCGCGTGCCGGCCGCCACCGGCGACCGCGCCGAGGTGGAAATCCGTGGCAAGTGGTACCCGGTTCGCGTCGTTCAGCCGAATTTCGTGCGTCATGGCAAAGCCCTGATCTAAATTGCATCTAACTTGAATAGGGCGGCAGCGCCGCCCGTCGCCCAGTCACCGAGGAAAAACAAGATGAGCAATATCCCCGCCGACCTGCGTTACGCCGCCAGCCATGAGTGGGCGCGCCTGGAAGCCGACGGTACCGTGACCGTGGGCATCTCCGACCATGCCCAGGAAGCCCTGGGTGATGTGGTCTTCGTCGAACTGCCGGAAGTGGGCAAGACCCTCGCCGCCGGCCAGGAAGCCGGTGTGGTGGAGTCGGTGAAAGCCGCCTCGGACATCTACGCCCCGGTGGGCGGCGAAGTCATCGCCGTCAACGACGTACTGGCCGACACCCCCGAAGAAGTGAACAACGACCCGTACGGCTCCTGGTTCTTCAAGCTCAAGCCGAGCAACCCGGCGGAGCTGGATAAGCTGCTCGACGCTGCCGGCTACCGCGCTTCCTGCGACGCCGACGCGTAAGACACCGCTGTACACACAGGCCTCGACTCGTCGGGGCCTGTTCTTTTAAGGCACGACCTCTCGAGAGCCGACGCCATGTCGAACACCCCTTCGCTTTCCCAGCTGCACCAGCCCGACGCCTTCCTCGCCCGCCATCTGGGTCCGGATGCCGCCGAACAACAGGCCATGCTCGATACCCTGGGGGTGAGCAGTCTCGACGACCTGATCGTGCAGACGGTGCCGCCGGCCATCCGTCTGAATCGGGCGCTGGACCTGCCGGCTGCCCTCGACGAGCAGGGCGCGCTGGCCAAGCTGAAGGGGTACGCCCAGCAGAACCAACTGTGGACCAGCCTGATCGGTACCGGCTACTACGGTACCCTGACCCCCACGGTGATCCTGCGCAACGTACTGGAGAACCCGGGCTGGTACACCGCCTACACCCCCTACCAGCCGGAGATCGCCCAGGGCCGTCTGGAATCGCTGCTGAACTTCCAGCAGATGACCATCGACCTCACCGGCCTGGACCTGGCCAGCGCCTCACTGCTGGACGAAGCCACCGCCGCCGCCGAGGCCATGGCCCTGGCCAAGCGCGTGGCCAAGGCCAAGAGCAACCTGTTCTTCGTCGACGCCCAGTGCCACCCACAGACCATCTCCGTGGTGCAGACCCGCGCCGACGCCTTCGGCTTCGAGGTGGTGGTCGATGAGGTGGAAAACCTCGGCCAGCACGCGGTGTTCGGCGCGCTGCTGCAATACCCCGATACCCGTGGCGAAGTCCGCGACCTGCGCAGCCTGATCGACGCGCTGCACGCCCAGCAGGCCATCGCTTGCGTGGCCAGCGACCTGCTCGCGCTGCTGCTGCTCACCCCGCCGGGCGAGCTCGGCGCCGACGTGGTGCTGGGCAGCGCCCAGCGCTTCGGCGTGCCCATGGGCTACGGCGGCCCGCACGCGGCCTTCTTCGCCTGCCGCGACGAATACAAGCGCGCCATGCCGGGGCGGATCATCGGCGTGTCCAAGGACGCCCGCGGCAACACCGCGCTGCGCATGGCCCTGCAGACCCGCGAGCAGCACATCCGCCGCGAGAAGGCCAACTCCAACGTCTGTACCTCCCAGGTGCTGCTGGCCAACATCGCCAGCCTGTACGCCGTCTACCACGGCCCGCAGGGCCTCAAGCGCATCGCCCAGCGCGTGCACCGCCTGACCGCGGTCCTGGCCACCGGCCTGGAAGCCAAGGGCGTGAAACGCGTCAACCAGCACTTCTTCGACACCCTGACCCTGGATGTCGGCGCACAGCAACAGGCCATCGTCGAGCGCGCCCGCGCTGCCCGCGTGAACCTGCGCATCGTCGGTGAAGACCGCCTGGGTGTGAGCCTGGACGAAACCACCAGCGCCGAAACCCTCGCCACCCTGTTCGCCATCCTGCTGGGCGCCGGTCACGGCCTGGACGTCACCCAACTTGATGCCGGCAAGGTCGCCGACGGCATTCCCGCCGACCTGCAGCGCAGCAGCGGCTACCTGACCCACCCGGTGTTCAACCGCCACCACAGCGAAACCGAGATGCTGCGCTACCTGCGTCAGCTCGAAGGCAAGGACCTGGCGCTGAACCAGGCGATGATCCCGCTGGGCTCCTGCACCATGAAGCTCAACGCCACCAGCGAGATGATCCCGATCACCTGGCCGGAATTCGCCACTCTGCACCCGTTCGTGCCGCGCGAGCAGGCCGAAGGCTACCGCCTGATGATCGAGGAACTGGAGCGCTGGCTCTGCGCGATCACCGGCTTCGACGCCATCTGCATGCAGCCCAACTCCGGCGCCCAGGGCGAGTACGCGGGCCTGCTGGCGATCCGCAAGTACCACGAGAGCCGGGGCGACGCGCACCGCAACATCTGCCTGATCCCATCCTCGGCCCACGGTACCAACCCGGCCTCGGCGATCATGGCGAGCATGCGCGTGGTCATCGTCGAGTGCGACAAGGGCGGCAACGTGGACCTGGAAGACCTCAAGCGCAAGGCTGAGGAGGCCGGCCCGCAGCTGTCCTGCCTGATGATCACCTACCCCTCGACCCACGGCGTGTACGAGGAAGGCATCCGCGAGATCTGCGATGTCATCCACGCCCAGGGCGGCCAGGTGTACATGGACGGCGCCAACCTCAATGCCCAGGTCGGTCTGGCGCGTCCGGCGGACATTGGCGCCGACGTGTCGCACATGAACCTGCACAAGACTTTCTGCATCCCCCACGGCGGTGGCGGTCCGGGCATGGGCCCGATCGGCGTGAAGAAGCACCTTGCGCCCTTCGTTGCCAACCACCCGGTGATCCGCATCGAAGGCCCGAACCCGCTCAATGGTGCGGTGAGCGCCGCGCCCTGGGGCAGCGCCAGCATCCTGCCGATCAGTTGGATGTACATCGCCATGATGGGCCCGCAGTTGGCGGACGCCACCGAAGTGGCGATCCTCAACGCCAACTACGTGGCCAGCCGCCTCGACGGCGCCTTCCCGGTGCTTTACCGCGGCCGTAACGACCGTGTCGCCCACGAGTGCATCCTCGACCTGCGCCCGCTCAAGGCGCAGACCGGGATCAGCGAGGAAGATGTGGCCAAGCGCCTGATGGACTACGGCTTCCACGCGCCGACCATGTCCTTCCCGGTGCCCGGCACGCTGATGGTGGAGCCCACCGAGAGCGAGTCCAAGCACGAGCTGGACCGCTTCATCGAGGCGATGCTGTCGATCCGCGCCGAGATCGCCAAGGTCGAGTCGGGCGAATGGCCGGCCGAGGACAATCCGCTCAAGCGCGCGCCGCATACCCTGGCGGACGTCACGGGTCTGTGGCAGCGCCCGTACGAGATCGCCGAGGCGGTGACCCCGACCGAGCACACCCGCGCCTTCAAGTACTGGCCGGCGGTGAACCGCGTGGACAACGTCTACGGCGACCGCAACCTGTTCTGTGCGTGCGTGCCGGTGGATGACTATCGCGAGTGATCGCTGAGTCGAACTGAAAAAGCCGCCTTCGGGCGGCTTTTTCGTTGTGGCGATTTCGCCGCTATGGACGGGCTTTCGTAGGAGCGAGCGTGCTCGCGAATTGTCCCGGCGGCGGAGTCGCCTGTAACCACGTTTCGTAGTAGCGGACTTTGTCCGTGATGCTCTTGTAGGGCGAATAACGCTCCAAGCGTTATCCGCCGACTTGACGTTCGGCGTTTCTGCGCCGCATCGGTGTGCTCGGATGTCTTCTGTTTCGCCCCCTCGGGCGAGTTACTTTCTCAAACTACGGATGGCCGCCCCACAGAAAGTAACCAAAGGTCTTTGCCCCATCATCCGGGTCCCGCTTCGCGGGGCTGATTCGCTTCGCTCACCCTTCGGGCCAGCCTTCGGCTGTTACTTCGCTGCGCTTCGTTTCCCTCGCTCCATCGAAGTTTCAGGGGCCCGCCGCGAAGGGCCATCCCTGGCCCATCGCGGCTCTCGCGGCATCCATGCCGCTCAACCCCTGAAACTCCGATTCCACTCGGCCTCCTGAAGGGGCGCTCCGGTGCGTGTGGACATTTCTCTGGAAGTCTTTAAAGCCAGAGTCAGAGCCAGAGCGGAGCTGCGCTCCTACAGCGAGGCAGTCAGCACGAGGGAATGACGCTGGGCGGGCGGAACGACCCGATCCTCACGCCTGCCCCGCCAGCAGGGTACGGCCCGTGGCGAGCGCCAGGGGCCGCGCCGGTGGGGCTCACTGGGCAGATGCATCGTCGCTGCGGATCAGGATGGCGTTGGCCAGCTCCATGTCGCTGCGTTGGCGCAGGCTGGGGTTGTCGCTGCGCAGGCGGGTCAGTGCGGATTCAAGGTAAGGACCACGGATCGCGCCATCGCTGGCGACATAAGTGCTCGCGTCGTCCTGGGCGGCGGCGATCAGTTTGTGGTCGTGCCTGAAGGTCAGGTAGAGCGACGCGGTGGTCGCGCCGGACGAAATGATGTCGCGCAGGAAGTCGTCGGCCATGGCCGAAGCAACAGGCGCGGCGAGCAAGGCGAGTACGGTGGCCAGTTTGGCGGTGTGCATCAGAATCACCTCCGGAGGGTCCGTGTACAGGTGAGATGCGTGGGGATTGCGGGGAGTTCCACCTTTGCGCCGGGCGGCGCGCGTTGCGCTGGCGGCAGCGCGCGCCGTCGCGGTCAGCGTTGGCTGGCGAGGAGGGCGCTGGCCAGCTCCGCGTCGCTGGCGTTGGCCAGTGCCGGGTCGTTGGCGCGCATCTGCAGCAGCGCGGCTTCCAGGTAGGGGCCGCGAATGGCGCCGTCGGTGGCGATGAAGCTGGCGGCGTCGTCCTGGGCCGGGCCGACCAGCTTGTGGTCGTCACGGCTGGTCAGGTAGCTGGAGGCGGTGGTGGCGCCGGAGGTCAGGACCGAGCGCCAGAAGTCGTTGTCTTCGGCCATGGCCGAGGCCAGCGGGAGCAGGGTGAGGGCAATGACGGCAGGGATGAAGCGGCGACGCATGGTAACTCCTTGGTTGAGTGCGTCTGTCAGAGCTTTTGCCGCTTCGCTAGTTCCCACCTGTTCGTCGGAAGATTCACTCGCGCTTGAGCGTGGGATCGTCCGGGTTCTGCTGTTCCAGTTCCGCCAGCAGCATCTGCACTTTCTGCATCTGCCCGGTTTCGCGCAGGTAGCCGATCAGCGCCAGACGTGCCGCGCGGTTGGCCGGGTGGCGTTGCAGCAGCGCTTCCAGCTCATGGGTGGCGGCGTCGGCTTCCCCGCTGTCGTGCAGGGCGATGGCCAGCACGTAGCGGAGTTGGTCGTCGTCCGGAGACAGCCGCACCGCTTCGCGCAGTTCCTTGAGCGCCGCCGCGCGTTCGCCCTGGCGCACCAGGGCGAGGCCGTTGACGTGGTGCAGCAGGCCGGCGTTGGGATGCTGGCGTAGGGCGTCGTCGAGCAACTGGCGCGCCTCGGCCTGACGGCCATTGGCTTCCAGCCACTGGATCAGGGTGACGGTTGCCGGCAGGAAGTCCGGGTTATGCGCCATTGCCGCACGCAGCGCAGGCTCCACCTGGTCTCCCCGACCGGTGCGCTGGTAGAGCATGGCGAGGTTGAGATTGGCTTCGGCGCGTTCGGCCAGGCTCTTCTGCACGTCTTCGTACTCGCGCAGCCCCTTGTCCAGCGCTTCATCGAGGCCGGGGCGCGCCTGCGGCGGCAGCTGCGCCAGTTGCCAGGCGGCGGCGATGCGCACGGCGCGGATCGGGTCGGAGAGCAGGGGAGCCAGTATGGGCGCCAGCACCAGTGCCTGCTGCGGGCCGTTGGCGAGGGACACGAGGACGTTGATGGCAGCGGTGCGCACCAGCGGATCGGAGTTCTTCAGGCCCTGCCCTGCCAGTTCCAGCGAGCGCGGGCTGGGATAGGCGGGCAACTCGGCGAGCAGGGTGGCACGGCGGATCGCCGGCAGCTCGGGCGAGGCCAGCAGCAGATGCAGCGCGCGCGAGGCCCCCGGCTTGCCGCCACGGGCTTTCCACAGGGTGTCGTCGTAGCGCGGTGTGGGGTTGTCGGAGGCGTTCGGTTTGGCCGGCTGTTCGCTGGCATACCACTGGCGGAACTGCTCGGCGATCTTCTTCGCCGGGGTGTCCTTGTGGCAGGCCTGGCAGGCATCCGGCGCGCCGATGCGCCGGGCATGGGCAGGGTCGGGCAGGCTGAAGCCGTGGTCGTGTCGGTAATCATTGACCATGTAGTAGCGGCCTGGCATGTGGCAGGAGGTGCACTGCGCGCCGGGGCTGCCGGGTTCGTGGTGATGGTGCTCGGGCGAGTCGTAGTTCTTCGCCTTCAGGCCCTTGCCGTCGATCTGCGGGCGCACCGGCTTGCCGGCGGTGTTGTGGCATTGCAGGCAGACGCCATTGCCCGGCGCCTTCAGCTCGCCGCTGTGCGGGTTGTGGCAGTCGGTGCACTGCACGCCCTTGGCGAACATCTTGCTCTGGGTGAAGGAACCCCACTCGAAGACTTCGTCCTTGATCTTGCCGTCGATCTCGTAGAGCTCGCGGGTCAGGGTGCTGGGCAGGTAGTCGTCCATGAAGCGGTGCTTGTTCTGGTAGCCGTCGCCGAGCGGCGCGCGGCGGGCATGGCAGCGGGCGCAGGTCTCGACGATGGTGCTCTGGCTGGCGTTCTTCAGCGGCACCTCGAAGCCCTTGTCGGCGCTGCGGTCCGGCTTCTGCGCCCATTCCAGGTGCTTCGACGCCGGCCCGTGGCAGGCCTGGCAGCCGACGCCGAGGCTGTTCCAGTGGCTGGCGAAGCTGTCGGTCTTGGCGTCGTAGTTACGCTTGAAACCGGTGGTGTGGCACTCCACGCACATGAAGTTGGCGTTCTGCGCGGGGCGGGTCCAGTGCAGTTCGTCCTTGTAGTCGATGCGCTGCCCGGGCATGAGCTGGAACCAGCGGTTCTTGCGGCTATCCCAGGCCACGCCGAGGGCCTGCAGGCGGCCGCCAGGGTATTCCAGCAGATACTGCTGCAAGGGTTCGATGCCGAAGGTGTAGGCCACCTTGAAGTCCGCCGGCTTGCCGTCGTTGCCGGGGGTGTTGACCCAGTATTCGTCGCCCTTGCGGAAGAAGCGGGTGGTCTCGACCTCGCCCTTGAAGGTGACATCGGCGAAATTGCCGAGCACGTTGCCTTCGCTGGCCGGCTTCATCGCCTGCTGGTGATGGGAGCCCTGCCAGTCCTTGGTCTGCGCCTGGTGACAGCCTTCGCAGGTGGATTCGGCGACCAGTTGCGCGGCTTGCGCAGCGGGCGTCGGCGCTTGCGGAGCGGGCGCGGCGGCCTGGGCAGGTGGCTGATCGCTGGGCAGGGTGACGCCGCTGTCCTGCTGCACCCAGATCCAGGCGCCAAGGGTGACCAGGAGCAGTACCCCGGCAGCAACTGCAAGCCAGGTGCGGCGGGGGGCTGAAGGCTGGGATGCGGGGGGAGTGGGGCGAGGCTTCTTGGTCTTGTTGGACATGGACATCCGTTGTTCCGCGACGACTCCAGGGGTAAGGGAGCTTCCGTGAGCAGGGGGAGGCTGTCAACGCGGGCGGGCCATTTTCATCCTGAGATGGCGACCCGCCATTACGTTGGGGTTGGCGTCATGGCTGCCGTATTTCCGCGACCCGCGCGCTGTCGACTTTTATCTCCGGATTGCCGAACTGCGCAGTGAGGTAGTTCACCAGCGTGGCGATCTGCTCGTCGTTGAGGGTGCCGGCGAAACCGGGCATGAACAGCTCCTCGTCGCCGACCTTGCGGTGCACGCCGCCGAGCACCACCTGCACCAGGTTGTCCGGCTGCAGGGCGCCGACCGCGCTGTTCTTCAGCAGCATCGGGTAGTAGCCGTCCTTCACCCCTTCGCCGCTCCAGGAGTGACAGCTGGCGCAGTTGCCCAGGTACAGGCGGGCGCCGTCGTCCTGTTTTTGCGCGGCGAAGTCCTGGCCGCGCAGGGTGATCACGTCCTCGGCCGGCTTGCCCCACTGGAAACGCGCCTTGCGCTCGCCGTCACTGACTGCCGGGACGCTGCGCAGGTAGCTGGCGATGGCTTGCAGGTCGGCCTCGGTCAGGTACTGGAAGCTGTGCTCGACCGCCTCGCCCATGGGGCCCGCGGCCTGGGCCTTGCCCGGCACGCCGCCGGTCTTGAGGTACTGCACGATCTCCGCGTCGCTCCAGCCGCCGATGCCGCTGTGGGTATCGGGGGTGATGTTGAAGGCGTACCAGCCGCCCAGGGCGCCGCCGGCGAGGAAGCCGGTGCTGCGCTCATTCATGGCCTTTTCCTGGAAGGCCATGCCGCGCGGGGTGTGGCAGGTACCGCAGTGGGCCAGGCCCTGGACCAGGTAGGCTCCACGGTTCCAGGCCTCGCTCTGCTTCGGATTGGGCTGGTAGACCTGGTCGTCGTGGAACAGCAGGTTCCAGATCGCCAGTGGCCAGCGCACGTCCAGCGGCCAGGCGATGTCCGAGTCCTGGTTGGGCTGCGCCACCGCCTGCACGCCGCCGTTGAGGAACCAGGCGTAGAGCGCCTTCATGTCGTCGTCGTTGATCTTCGCGTAGGCGGTGTAGGGCATCGCCGGGTAGAGGCGGGTGCCGCCCTTGGCCACGCCGTCGCGCAGGGCGCGGGCGAAGTCGTCGTAGCTGTAGCTGCCGATGCCGGTCTTCGGGTCGGGGGTGATGTTGGTGGAGTACACGGCGCCCAGTGGCGTGACCAGCGGCAGGCCGCCGGCGAACGGCTTGCCACCCGGCGCGGTGTGGCAGGCGGCGCAGTCGCCGGCGCGGGCCAGGTATTCGCCGCGTTGCAGCAGGTCCTGCGGCGCCGGGTCCAGCGCGTTGGCGGCGTGGCCCTGCAGCGGTGCGGCGAGCAGGGCGAGGAGTGCCAGGGTTTTCATCGTCAGGCCTCCCGCTTCAGTTGGTCGGCCAGGCGCAGGGCCAGGGCGGCGATGGTCAGGGTGCAGTTCACCGAGCCGACGGTGGGCATCACGGCGCTGCCGGCGATGAACAGGTTGGGGTGGTCGTGGCTGCGGCAGTGGCTGTCCACTACCGAGTCCTTCGGGTCTACGCCCATCAGGGTGGTGCCGGTGATGTGGTTGTTGTTGGCGAAGTTGTCCTCGAACACTACTTCGGTGCCGCCCAGCAACTTCGCCGCGTGGGTGTACACCTCGCGGGTGTGCGCCGCGCTCTTGTGCACGTAGTCGTCCATCGCGTAGGTGAACTCCGGCTTGGGGATGCCCACCGCGTCGCGCTCGCTGGCGCTGGGAACGATGCGGTTCTCCGGGTGCGGGAGGATTTCGTGGAAGCTGTCGAAGCGTACGAAGCGCGCGGCGCGGTCGCGGATTTGCGCTTCCAGCTCGCGGCCCAGCAGCAGCGGACCCTTGCGGATCAGCTCGGCGGCCACCTGGTCGGTGCGCGAGAGGTTCGACAGGTGGATCTTCTTGGAGGCGTACTCGCTGCGGAAGGCGCCATCGCGGAAGCCCACCATCGAGGTCATCTCCTGCGGCCCTCGGCCCGGCCAGAGCTTCTCGTTGGCATAGAACTGCACGGCGGTGCCGGGATGGTCCATGAGGTTGCGGCCGACCATGTCCGAACTGTTGCCGACCTCGGACATCAGCATCAGCTTGGGCGTCTCGATGCCGTTGGCGGCGAGGATGAAGGTGCCGCCTTCGACCCGGTGCTCGTTGCCTTGCGGGTCCTTGTACAGCGCGGCGGTGATCTTGCCGCCGTCTCCTTTCTCCAGCTTGAACACCACGGCGTTTTCCACCAGCCGCGCGCCGGCGCCCTCGGCCTTCTCGACGTGGACGATGCCGTTGTACATGGCGCCGATGGGGCAGATCGGCATGCAGTTGTTGTTGCCGCAGCAGGTCGGCCGCTGGTCGTAGGGACGGCTGTTGCGCGCCACCGGTTCGGTGACCACGCGGTAGCCGTTGGCGTTGAGCAGGGTCTTGATGCGCTGCTCGTTCCACGAAAGCGGCAGGGGCGGCATCGGGTAGGGCTGGCTACGCGGGGAGTCCAGCTCCTCGTCGCCCGGTCCCCAGACGCCCAGTTCTTCCTCGGCGCGCTGGTACCAGGGTTCGAGCTCCGCGTACTCGATGGGCCAGTCACGGCCCACGCCGTAGAGGCTGAGCAGCTTGAAGTCGTTGGGCAGGAAGCGCCAGGCCGAGGCCGCCCAGTGCCAGGTGGTGCCGCCGACCACGCG of the Pseudomonas sp. PSE14 genome contains:
- a CDS encoding iron ABC transporter permease; amino-acid sequence: MRVNRWYLITFLVAALVLLPISVLLLSWAEIDREIWAHLWDTQLPRLLGNTLLLVFGVGVGVTVLGVSLAWLTSLCEFPGRRWLDWALMLPFAVPAYVLAFVFVGLLDFAGPVQTLLREWFGSGLRLPRVRSTGGVIIVLVLVFYPYVYLLARTAFLAQGRGLTEAARVLGLSPWAAFWRVALPMARPAIGAGLALAVMETLADFGTVAVFNFDTFTTAVYKTWYGFYSLSSATQLASLLLLFVMLVLLGERYSRGRSGVPSERPRGAALYRLHGWKAFVATAWCLLVFACAFVIPLLQLLVWCWQKGRFDLDERYWGLILHSLYLGGCAALLTVAVALLLAFARRLSPTPAVRSAVGISNLGYALPGSVLAVAIMLAFSWLDNHAVIPLSTALGGAGKPLLLGSLGALLVAYLIRFMAVAHGPLEGALARIRPSLPEASRSLGVGGAGLFFRVYLPLLLPGALSAALLVFVDVLKEMPATLLMRPFGWDTLAVRVFEMTSEGEWARAALPALTLVLVGLFPVVGLIRRSARAAGCADR
- the gcvT gene encoding glycine cleavage system aminomethyltransferase GcvT, yielding MGQRTPLYDLHVALGAKIVDFGGWDMPLHYGSQVEEHHQVRRDCGVFDVSHMTVVDVTGPQAKEYLQRLLANDVERLQTPGKALYSGMLNDRGGVVDDLIVYLGVYGYRVVVNASTRDKDMAWMQAHTEGFDVTLTERADLAMLAVQGPNAREKTAELVTPSRAALIRELKPFQGKADGDWFIARTGYTGEDGLEIMLPAAEAPGFLNELVGAGIAPAGLGARDTLRLEAGMNLYGQDMDEDISPLAANMGWTIAWEPAERDFIGRQALEAQKAAGDAPKLVGLVLEERGVLRAHQVVRVAGVGDGEITSGSFSPTLGKSIALARVPAATGDRAEVEIRGKWYPVRVVQPNFVRHGKALI
- the gcvH gene encoding glycine cleavage system protein GcvH, producing MSNIPADLRYAASHEWARLEADGTVTVGISDHAQEALGDVVFVELPEVGKTLAAGQEAGVVESVKAASDIYAPVGGEVIAVNDVLADTPEEVNNDPYGSWFFKLKPSNPAELDKLLDAAGYRASCDADA
- the gcvP gene encoding aminomethyl-transferring glycine dehydrogenase, giving the protein MSNTPSLSQLHQPDAFLARHLGPDAAEQQAMLDTLGVSSLDDLIVQTVPPAIRLNRALDLPAALDEQGALAKLKGYAQQNQLWTSLIGTGYYGTLTPTVILRNVLENPGWYTAYTPYQPEIAQGRLESLLNFQQMTIDLTGLDLASASLLDEATAAAEAMALAKRVAKAKSNLFFVDAQCHPQTISVVQTRADAFGFEVVVDEVENLGQHAVFGALLQYPDTRGEVRDLRSLIDALHAQQAIACVASDLLALLLLTPPGELGADVVLGSAQRFGVPMGYGGPHAAFFACRDEYKRAMPGRIIGVSKDARGNTALRMALQTREQHIRREKANSNVCTSQVLLANIASLYAVYHGPQGLKRIAQRVHRLTAVLATGLEAKGVKRVNQHFFDTLTLDVGAQQQAIVERARAARVNLRIVGEDRLGVSLDETTSAETLATLFAILLGAGHGLDVTQLDAGKVADGIPADLQRSSGYLTHPVFNRHHSETEMLRYLRQLEGKDLALNQAMIPLGSCTMKLNATSEMIPITWPEFATLHPFVPREQAEGYRLMIEELERWLCAITGFDAICMQPNSGAQGEYAGLLAIRKYHESRGDAHRNICLIPSSAHGTNPASAIMASMRVVIVECDKGGNVDLEDLKRKAEEAGPQLSCLMITYPSTHGVYEEGIREICDVIHAQGGQVYMDGANLNAQVGLARPADIGADVSHMNLHKTFCIPHGGGGPGMGPIGVKKHLAPFVANHPVIRIEGPNPLNGAVSAAPWGSASILPISWMYIAMMGPQLADATEVAILNANYVASRLDGAFPVLYRGRNDRVAHECILDLRPLKAQTGISEEDVAKRLMDYGFHAPTMSFPVPGTLMVEPTESESKHELDRFIEAMLSIRAEIAKVESGEWPAEDNPLKRAPHTLADVTGLWQRPYEIAEAVTPTEHTRAFKYWPAVNRVDNVYGDRNLFCACVPVDDYRE
- a CDS encoding DUF2388 domain-containing protein, with translation MHTAKLATVLALLAAPVASAMADDFLRDIISSGATTASLYLTFRHDHKLIAAAQDDASTYVASDGAIRGPYLESALTRLRSDNPSLRQRSDMELANAILIRSDDASAQ
- a CDS encoding DUF2388 domain-containing protein, with product MRRRFIPAVIALTLLPLASAMAEDNDFWRSVLTSGATTASSYLTSRDDHKLVGPAQDDAASFIATDGAIRGPYLEAALLQMRANDPALANASDAELASALLASQR